One Lysobacter enzymogenes DNA segment encodes these proteins:
- the ybgC gene encoding tol-pal system-associated acyl-CoA thioesterase, with the protein MSAPEPGSGAVPGLFSWPTRVYWEDTDAGGLVYHAQYVAFMERARSEWVRALGYGQDGLRREHGLLFVVAGMQIGFLAPARLDDELQVTVQLVRCRRASLVFAQRVMRGAQRLVEAEVKVAAVDAQHLRPCPIPPALHAQLQAQEAPQPDALQAASRTR; encoded by the coding sequence ATGAGCGCGCCCGAGCCGGGTTCCGGCGCGGTTCCCGGCTTATTCAGTTGGCCGACACGCGTCTATTGGGAAGATACCGACGCCGGCGGGCTGGTGTACCACGCCCAGTACGTGGCCTTCATGGAGCGCGCGCGCAGCGAATGGGTGCGCGCCCTGGGCTACGGCCAGGACGGCCTGCGCCGCGAGCACGGGCTGCTGTTCGTGGTCGCCGGCATGCAGATCGGCTTCCTCGCGCCCGCGCGGCTGGACGACGAACTGCAGGTCACCGTGCAGCTCGTGCGCTGCCGCCGCGCCAGCCTGGTCTTCGCCCAGCGGGTGATGCGCGGCGCGCAGCGGCTGGTCGAGGCCGAAGTGAAGGTCGCCGCGGTCGACGCGCAGCACCTGCGCCCGTGCCCGATCCCGCCGGCGCTGCACGCGCAGCTGCAGGCGCAGGAAGCGCCGCAACCGGACGCGTTGCAGGCGGCTTCACGCACCCGGTAG
- the ruvC gene encoding crossover junction endodeoxyribonuclease RuvC, translating into MATSTTRSPTAASVRILGIDPGSQRTGLGVIDVAADGRCTYVAARALKLLDAEDFPSRLGLLCEGLEAALDEFAPTQVAIETVFMDKSATSALKLGHARGAALATVVRRRIPISEYPPRVIKQSLVGRGAADKQQVQHMVRLLLNLPEVKLQADAADALAVALTHAHMSATAQRTGIATHQLRRRGA; encoded by the coding sequence ATGGCGACTTCCACAACCCGCAGCCCCACCGCGGCCAGCGTGCGCATCCTGGGCATCGATCCCGGCTCGCAGCGCACCGGCCTGGGCGTGATCGACGTCGCCGCCGACGGCCGCTGCACCTACGTGGCCGCGCGCGCGCTCAAGCTGCTCGACGCCGAGGACTTCCCTTCGCGCCTGGGCCTGCTGTGCGAGGGCCTGGAAGCGGCGCTGGACGAGTTCGCGCCGACCCAGGTCGCGATCGAGACGGTGTTCATGGACAAGTCCGCGACTTCCGCGCTCAAGCTCGGCCACGCCCGCGGCGCCGCCCTGGCCACGGTGGTGCGCCGGCGCATCCCGATCAGCGAGTACCCGCCGCGGGTCATCAAGCAGTCGCTGGTCGGCCGCGGCGCCGCCGACAAGCAGCAGGTCCAGCACATGGTGCGGCTGTTGCTGAACCTGCCCGAAGTGAAGCTGCAGGCCGACGCCGCCGACGCGCTTGCGGTCGCGCTGACCCATGCCCATATGAGCGCCACGGCCCAGCGCACCGGCATCGCCACCCACCAGCTGCGCAGGCGCGGCGCCTGA
- a CDS encoding potassium transporter Kup has product MSSTVPSSDKHAKHAHGHDGANGHGSGHHGPKQGLPGLVVGAIGVVFGDIGTSPLYTLKEAFSPHFHLTSNHDTVLGILSLVFWALMIVVTVKYVTIIMRADNDGEGGIMALMTLAQRTLAKGGRSAYVVGILGIFGASLFFGDSVITPAISVLGAVEGLEVAAPGLHRFIVPITVLILVMVFLAQRFGTEKVGKVFGPITMIWFVSLAAIGVYNIIQGPEVLRALNPMWGVRFFIEHGAQSVLILGVVVLAVTGGEALYADMGHFGAKPIRYAWYIMVLPSLMLNYLGQGAFVLNHPRAVVNPFFESVPSWALYPMIVLATMAAVIASQAVITGAYSVSRQAMQLGYIPRMQIKHTSSSTIGQIYVPYINWILAIAVITVVLAFRSSTALATAYGISVSATMLIDTLLLALVARALWPRWRKWVLPLCVLFFVVDVGFVIANGAKFFDGAWFPLALGLIVFTLLRTWRRGRELLHEEVRKEGISLDSFLPGLMLAPPVRVPGTAIFMTADKGVVPHALLHNLKHNKVLHERNVFLTVETLGVPYAPKEKRLKIEAIGNDFYRVLIRFGFMEVPDVPLALMRSCDAGGIYFDPMDTTYFASRETVVASRHRGMPIWRDRLFAFMHRNAAPATGFFRIPGNRLVELGAQVEI; this is encoded by the coding sequence ATGTCTTCTACCGTTCCCTCTTCCGACAAGCACGCCAAGCACGCTCACGGCCACGACGGCGCGAACGGACACGGCTCAGGCCATCACGGGCCCAAACAGGGGCTTCCCGGGCTGGTCGTCGGCGCGATTGGCGTCGTCTTCGGCGACATCGGCACCAGTCCGCTGTACACGCTGAAGGAAGCGTTCTCGCCGCACTTCCACCTCACCAGCAACCACGACACGGTGCTCGGCATCCTGTCGCTGGTGTTCTGGGCGCTGATGATCGTGGTGACGGTCAAGTACGTCACCATCATCATGCGCGCCGACAACGACGGCGAAGGCGGGATCATGGCGCTGATGACCCTGGCCCAGCGCACGCTGGCCAAGGGCGGGCGCTCGGCGTACGTGGTCGGCATCCTCGGCATCTTCGGCGCCTCGCTGTTCTTCGGCGACAGCGTCATCACTCCGGCGATCTCGGTGCTCGGCGCGGTCGAGGGCCTGGAGGTCGCCGCGCCCGGCCTGCACCGCTTCATCGTGCCGATCACCGTCTTGATCCTGGTGATGGTGTTCCTGGCCCAGCGCTTCGGCACCGAGAAGGTCGGCAAGGTGTTCGGGCCGATCACCATGATCTGGTTCGTGTCGCTCGCGGCGATCGGCGTCTACAACATCATCCAGGGTCCGGAAGTGCTCAGGGCGCTGAACCCGATGTGGGGCGTGCGCTTCTTCATCGAGCACGGCGCGCAGTCGGTGCTGATCCTGGGCGTGGTGGTGCTGGCGGTGACCGGCGGCGAGGCGCTGTACGCCGACATGGGCCACTTCGGCGCCAAGCCGATCCGCTACGCCTGGTACATCATGGTGCTGCCGAGCCTGATGCTGAACTACCTCGGCCAGGGCGCGTTCGTGCTGAACCATCCGCGCGCGGTGGTCAACCCGTTCTTCGAATCGGTGCCGTCGTGGGCGCTGTACCCGATGATCGTGCTGGCGACGATGGCCGCGGTGATCGCCTCCCAAGCGGTCATCACCGGCGCGTACTCGGTGTCGCGCCAGGCCATGCAGCTGGGCTACATCCCGCGCATGCAGATCAAGCATACCTCGTCGAGCACCATCGGCCAGATCTACGTGCCGTACATCAACTGGATCCTGGCGATCGCGGTCATCACCGTGGTCCTGGCGTTCCGCAGTTCGACCGCGCTAGCCACCGCCTACGGCATCTCGGTGTCGGCGACGATGCTGATCGACACCCTGCTGCTGGCCCTGGTCGCGCGCGCGCTGTGGCCGCGCTGGCGCAAGTGGGTGCTGCCGCTGTGCGTGCTGTTCTTCGTGGTCGACGTCGGCTTCGTCATCGCCAACGGCGCCAAGTTCTTCGACGGCGCCTGGTTCCCGCTGGCGCTGGGCCTGATCGTGTTCACCCTGCTGCGCACCTGGCGCCGCGGCCGCGAACTGCTGCACGAGGAAGTGCGCAAGGAAGGCATCTCGCTCGACAGCTTCCTGCCGGGCCTGATGCTGGCGCCGCCGGTGCGGGTGCCGGGCACGGCGATCTTCATGACCGCCGACAAGGGCGTGGTGCCGCACGCGCTGCTGCACAACCTCAAACACAACAAGGTCCTGCACGAGCGCAACGTGTTCCTGACCGTGGAAACCCTCGGCGTGCCGTACGCGCCGAAGGAGAAGCGGCTCAAGATCGAGGCCATCGGCAACGACTTCTACCGCGTGTTGATCCGCTTCGGCTTCATGGAAGTGCCCGACGTGCCGCTGGCGCTGATGCGCTCCTGCGACGCCGGCGGCATCTACTTCGATCCGATGGACACCACGTATTTCGCCAGCCGCGAGACCGTGGTCGCCAGCCGCCACCGCGGCATGCCGATCTGGCGCGACCGTTTGTTCGCCTTCATGCACCGCAACGCAGCGCCGGCGACCGGGTTCTTCCGCATACCGGGCAACCGACTGGTCGAGTTGGGCGCGCAGGTCGAGATCTGA
- the ruvB gene encoding Holliday junction branch migration DNA helicase RuvB, whose translation MNDQRIIGSGATREDDALEASIRPKRLDEYLGQQPVREQLKIYIEAAKHRGEALDHVLIFGPPGLGKTTLSHVIANELGVNLRQTSGPVIEKAGDLAALLTNLQPHDVLFVDEIHRLSPLVEEVLYPAMEDYQIDIMIGEGPAARSIKIDLPPFTLIGATTRAGLLTAPLRDRFGIVQRLEFYNAEELTKIVRRSAQILGIACEAQGAAEIAKRSRGTPRIANRLLRRVRDYAQVRAEGHIDRAVADAAMAMLKVDPEGFDDLDRRLLKIIIESFDGGPVGVESLAAALSEERGTLEDVIEPFLIQQGYLIRTARGRMATSRAYRHLGLDPRERPGEPGELF comes from the coding sequence ATGAACGATCAGCGCATCATCGGCTCCGGCGCCACCCGCGAAGACGACGCCCTGGAGGCCTCGATCCGGCCCAAGCGCCTGGACGAATACCTCGGCCAGCAGCCGGTGCGCGAGCAGCTCAAGATCTACATCGAGGCCGCCAAGCACCGCGGCGAGGCGCTCGACCACGTGCTGATCTTCGGTCCGCCGGGCCTGGGCAAGACCACGCTGAGCCACGTCATCGCCAACGAACTGGGCGTCAACCTGCGCCAGACCTCCGGCCCGGTGATCGAGAAGGCCGGCGACCTGGCCGCGCTGCTGACCAACCTGCAACCGCACGACGTGCTGTTCGTCGACGAAATCCACCGCCTCTCGCCGCTGGTCGAGGAAGTGCTGTACCCGGCGATGGAGGACTACCAGATCGACATCATGATCGGCGAGGGCCCCGCGGCGCGCTCGATCAAGATCGACCTGCCGCCGTTCACCCTGATCGGCGCGACCACCCGCGCCGGCCTGCTGACCGCGCCGCTGCGCGACCGCTTCGGCATCGTCCAGCGGCTGGAGTTCTACAACGCCGAGGAACTGACCAAGATCGTGCGCCGCTCGGCGCAGATCCTCGGCATCGCCTGCGAGGCCCAGGGCGCGGCCGAGATCGCCAAGCGTTCGCGCGGCACCCCGCGCATCGCCAACCGGCTGCTGCGGCGGGTGCGCGACTACGCCCAGGTCCGCGCCGAGGGCCACATCGACCGCGCCGTGGCCGATGCGGCGATGGCCATGCTCAAGGTCGACCCGGAAGGCTTCGACGACCTCGACCGGCGCCTGCTCAAGATCATCATCGAGTCCTTCGACGGCGGCCCGGTCGGGGTGGAATCGCTGGCGGCCGCGCTGAGCGAGGAACGCGGCACGCTCGAGGACGTGATCGAGCCGTTCCTGATCCAGCAGGGCTACCTGATCCGCACCGCGCGCGGCCGCATGGCCACCTCGCGCGCCTACCGCCACCTCGGCCTGGACCCGCGCGAGCGGCCGGGCGAGCCGGGAGAATTGTTCTGA
- a CDS encoding YebC/PmpR family DNA-binding transcriptional regulator, translated as MGRGPSIEARKNAEDARRGKIFTKIIREISVAARRGGGDPNGNPALRTAVDKGLSANMSKDVIERAIKKATGALEGVEYEEVRYEGYAPGGVAVIVDCLTDNKVRTVADVRHAFSKFGGNLGTDGSVSFMFAKRGVLWFEAGSDEEKITEVAIDAGADDVIVYPDDGSIDVLTAPDAFAAVKAAMEAAGLAPGQAEVTFRADNTSAVDGETAQQVVKLLNWLEDMDDVQNVYSNADLGEDAYA; from the coding sequence ATGGGTAGAGGTCCGTCGATCGAAGCACGCAAGAACGCCGAAGACGCGCGTCGCGGCAAGATCTTCACCAAGATCATCCGCGAGATCTCCGTGGCCGCGCGCCGCGGCGGCGGCGATCCCAACGGCAATCCGGCGCTGCGCACCGCGGTCGACAAGGGCCTGTCGGCGAACATGTCCAAGGACGTGATCGAGCGCGCGATCAAGAAGGCCACCGGCGCGCTGGAAGGCGTGGAATACGAGGAAGTGCGCTACGAGGGCTACGCCCCCGGCGGCGTGGCGGTGATCGTCGACTGCCTGACCGACAACAAGGTCCGCACCGTGGCCGACGTGCGCCACGCCTTCAGCAAGTTCGGCGGCAACCTCGGCACCGACGGCTCGGTGTCCTTCATGTTCGCCAAGCGCGGCGTGCTGTGGTTCGAGGCCGGTTCGGACGAAGAGAAGATCACCGAGGTCGCCATCGACGCCGGCGCCGACGACGTGATCGTCTATCCCGACGACGGCTCGATCGACGTGCTGACCGCGCCCGACGCCTTCGCCGCGGTCAAGGCGGCGATGGAAGCGGCCGGCCTCGCGCCCGGCCAGGCCGAAGTGACCTTCCGCGCCGACAACACCAGCGCCGTGGACGGCGAGACCGCCCAGCAGGTGGTCAAGCTGCTCAACTGGCTGGAAGACATGGACGACGTGCAGAACGTCTATTCCAACGCCGACCTCGGCGAGGACGCGTATGCGTAG
- the ruvA gene encoding Holliday junction branch migration protein RuvA, producing the protein MIGRLKGILAHKQPPWLVVDVHGVGYELEAPMSTFYDLPDVGREVALFTHYAQKEDSVSLYGFLRESERRLFRDVQKVSGIGAKIALAVLSGVSVDEFARQVQAGDVTALTRIPGIGKKTAERMVVELRDRAADLIGAGATLPSGGLPADPQSEAVIALQQLGYKPAEAARMAREATAAGDDAAAIIRKALQSALR; encoded by the coding sequence GTGATCGGTCGCCTCAAAGGCATCCTGGCGCACAAGCAGCCGCCGTGGCTGGTGGTCGACGTGCATGGCGTGGGCTACGAGCTCGAAGCGCCGATGAGCACGTTCTACGACCTGCCCGACGTCGGCCGCGAGGTCGCCTTGTTCACCCATTACGCGCAGAAGGAAGACAGCGTGTCGCTGTACGGCTTCCTGCGCGAGAGCGAGCGCCGGCTGTTCCGCGACGTGCAGAAGGTCAGCGGGATCGGCGCCAAGATCGCGCTGGCGGTGCTTTCGGGCGTGTCGGTGGACGAGTTCGCGCGCCAGGTCCAGGCCGGCGACGTCACCGCGCTGACCCGCATCCCCGGCATCGGCAAGAAAACCGCCGAGCGCATGGTGGTGGAACTGCGCGACCGCGCCGCCGACCTCATCGGCGCCGGCGCGACCCTGCCCAGCGGCGGCCTGCCGGCCGATCCGCAGAGCGAAGCCGTGATCGCCCTGCAGCAACTGGGCTACAAGCCGGCCGAAGCCGCGCGCATGGCCCGCGAGGCCACCGCCGCCGGCGACGATGCCGCCGCCATCATCCGCAAGGCGCTACAGTCCGCGCTGCGTTGA
- a CDS encoding SMI1/KNR4 family protein, producing the protein MAGSVLDWRVYGRAPSLDTFWDEAGNLGRAAAGADDIAAVQARLGIELPPWLRVLYARYDGGAVRMARAASLHSEDWIDADWLVPRARLLPLAEWFSLAELRRREDYRDDAFAALAADDSRLIAIALGEDNGTLCLDYSAGGEPRIVLTDQRQRLREYPDHTAFLADLVEIQYWNPALQARHDPRQRLRCDPRPPSLDTFWSGPGYWADAAAPADEAALAAAEARLGLRLPALLRALYLRQDGGSTEFVWAPLRRQPSWHLYDWESVVPGDSVAALADLRTLADWAADFQGSDALYGFVRNYAGCERLLILASHNIEWLLCLDYRERGPQQEPEVVYFEYFGELVANYRARDFHRFFADLRRGELE; encoded by the coding sequence ATGGCCGGCAGCGTCCTGGACTGGCGCGTCTATGGCCGCGCGCCGAGCCTGGACACGTTCTGGGACGAGGCCGGCAATCTCGGCCGGGCCGCGGCCGGCGCCGACGACATCGCTGCGGTCCAGGCGCGGCTGGGGATCGAACTGCCGCCGTGGCTGCGCGTCCTGTACGCGCGCTACGACGGCGGCGCGGTGCGGATGGCGCGGGCCGCGTCGCTGCACAGCGAGGACTGGATCGACGCCGACTGGCTGGTTCCGCGCGCGCGGCTGCTGCCGCTGGCCGAGTGGTTCTCGCTGGCGGAGCTGCGCCGGCGCGAGGACTACCGCGACGACGCCTTCGCTGCGCTGGCCGCCGACGACAGCCGCCTGATCGCGATCGCCCTGGGCGAGGACAACGGCACTCTCTGCCTGGACTACAGCGCCGGCGGCGAACCGCGCATCGTGCTGACCGACCAGCGCCAGCGCCTGCGCGAGTATCCCGATCACACTGCGTTCCTGGCCGACCTGGTCGAAATCCAATACTGGAACCCGGCCCTGCAGGCGCGCCACGACCCGCGGCAACGGCTGCGCTGCGATCCGCGCCCGCCGAGCCTGGACACGTTCTGGAGCGGCCCGGGCTACTGGGCCGACGCCGCCGCGCCGGCCGACGAAGCCGCGCTCGCCGCCGCCGAGGCGCGCCTGGGCCTGCGCCTGCCCGCGCTGCTGCGCGCGCTGTACCTGCGCCAGGACGGCGGCAGCACCGAATTCGTCTGGGCGCCGCTGCGGCGTCAGCCGTCCTGGCACCTGTACGACTGGGAAAGCGTCGTCCCCGGCGACAGCGTGGCCGCGCTCGCCGACCTGCGCACGCTGGCCGACTGGGCCGCAGATTTTCAGGGCAGCGATGCGCTGTACGGCTTCGTCCGCAACTACGCCGGCTGCGAGCGCCTGTTGATCCTGGCCTCGCACAACATCGAATGGCTGCTGTGCCTGGACTACCGCGAGCGCGGTCCGCAGCAGGAACCCGAGGTCGTCTATTTCGAATACTTCGGCGAACTGGTGGCGAACTATCGCGCCCGCGACTTCCACCGCTTCTTCGCCGACCTGCGCCGGGGCGAACTGGAGTAG